The sequence atgctgagcatcttttcctatgatttttccccatctgtctgtctttggagaaatgtctatttagatcttctgtccattttttgattttttttttttttaatagagagcTGCATGAACTGTTGGTGTagtttggaaattaaccctttgttGGTTGCtttatttgcaagtattttctcccattctatgggttgtctttgcattttcttaatggtttcctttgatgtgcaaaagctgTTATGTTTAATTaagtcctgtttgtttgttttttgtttttatttttgttactccAAGAGGGGGATTcaaaaagatactgctgtgatttatgtcagagagtgttctgttttcttctaagagtatCTGgcctcacatttaggtctttagtaatctattttgagtttatttttgtgtatggtattaggtagtattctaatttcattctttcacatgtagctgtccagttttcccagcaccgcttattgaagagactcttttctccattgcctatTCTTGCATCGTCATAGGTCAGTGTGTGGGTTTGTAcctgggctttctgtcctgttccattgatctgtatttctgtttttgtgccagtaccatactgttttgatgactgtagctttgtagtatagtctgaagtcagggagcctaattcctccagctctgtttttgaTTCTCAAGATTTCCCTGGCTActtggggtcttctgtgtttccatacaaattaaaaatttttttctctcagttctgtggaaaatgccattgatagggattgcattaaatctgtagattgccttgggcagTATTGTAATTTTTGACACTATTGATTCTTCAGCCGACGAACATGGTATgtgtttccatctgtttatgtcatctttgattttgttAACCAGCTGATCGCTCCAGCTGTaagggggcttccccaggtgcgggaatctctcctctccttctcctctcctccagTCCCCCACCACGGGTGCAGGTCCTGTCCCGTTCACTGTTcgctattgtttttctttctttcatcctgcCTGGATACGTGGGCATCTTCTTGTTCTTTCAGGTGTCTGAGGTCCTCTGCTGGTGTTCAGCAGGTGCTCCGTGAGAACTGTTCCCTGTGTAGCTGTACTCTTGGTGTACTTGTAGGGAGAGGTGAGCACCACATCCTCCTCTGCCATCCAGAGTCCTCTCAGGAGTTTTTTCCTTAATCAGTAATTCAGATACTGTTACTAAGCAGATACCACAACAGGTGCCATTTGTTGAGCACATTCTTTTGACCTGAAATTGCAAAGACTTTTCTAcacattttttctaatttatagttGACAATCATTAAATGAGGTTGGTTGTTACTATTTTCTTACCATTTATAGATGATAAACTGAGGCTTAGATAAGGTAAGAACTTGCCCAGATCACATGGCTAGTCACGGGGTTCAGCTTTTCATGACTCCAAACTCCTCTTTGTACTACTCCTAAAATATGAAGAAGCACTGGAGGAGGCCAGAGAAACAAGACACTGCCCCCTGGGGAGTCACAGGCTAGTGTGTCTCCAGTCACCCCCATAGCCATAGTGGGTGTTCTTGAGGTTCTGGGTTTGGGCTTGGGTTTTTGTTCTCTAAGCCACATTGTGCTGCCTGGTTTTTCCTTCATTCCACTCACTTGTTCTCGTGcaccctgatgtgaagaactggatTAAGTATGCCCGCTTTGAAGAAAAGCACGGTTACTTTGCCCACGCCCGGAAAGTGTATGAGAGGGCTGTTGAATTCTTCGGGGACGAACATATGGACGAGCACCTTTATGTTGCCTTTGCCAAATTTGAGGAAAATCAGAAAGAAGTAGGTAAACTTAAAGGAAATCGATTATGTTGCAAAAGAGCTTAGAAAGGATGACTTTTTGTGCACGTTGAGTTCATTTACAGTTTCTTATCCgtggagaaaataatttcaaaatacgAAAACATGATTTCTCAAGGAAAAAGTGCACGTCACTAACCTGCAGGTTGGGAGTGGTTATAGATTGTATTACAGCGGTCTTGATTTTGTGTGCTCTACTTGAAAACAGATCTTTAAATCTAGAATGAGAATATTATCTATAAACTAAGAGTCATTTGATACTCTGATTAAAAGGCTTCTCAAGTAATGAGCCTGGGAAACAAAAGGCCTAGAGCCTTCAGTACTGAGAACagaatttgaaatgaaaacaatgatgGCCTCACAAATAAGTCAGTTGTGTGCTCCCGTAGTATATGTAGAAAACAGTCCCTTCACATAGTTCAGATAATCCGGGATGGGGAGGGCCGTGTGCTGGGGTCTGAGTGTGGGGTCTTGCACAGGTCCCAGGGGTGAGTTCAGGTTCTGTCCTCAGGCTGGTGGGAGGTGTGGAGGGTCTTAAGCAGGAAGTGGTCAGATATCATCTGTGTGCCGTGTGGTGAGCCTGTGGCTGCTTCAAGCGCAGTGTATGGGGGGAGAGCGGCAGAAGTAGGATGGGGGCTTTTCACATGGTCCATAGAGAGATGAAGGTGGGTCGGCAGGGacctggggagaaggggagggctgAGTTGAGGAGGTAGAAGGGGCGGACTGTGGAAGCAGGGAGTGTGGGGGTGCAGGGGAGAGAGGagtcggggtggggggcagggggagggcccTGGCTGAGCAGGTGCGTGATCAAGACTGGAATGAGGAGTCTGACAACGACCCAGCTGGGCGGGACTCAGGTGAGTCCAAGATGCAAGGACAATGTCCAGCTGGCAGGTTAGGTAGACTTAAATGTGGGGCTCAGAGTGTCTCCATCCTGACAAAAGTACCTCAACAAAAGGGAGAGGGAAAACCGTACTTTGGACGCTTTCAGGCCTCACAATCTAACTTACAGGTCATGTTTTATGTCAGAGTTGCTTCCCGTGTTGTGGCTAGAACAAGAGTGCTGTGTTCTGGAAGAGTAACCATCCTGTCTGCTTTCAGTTTGAGAGGGTGCGAGTGATCTACAAGTATGCCCTGGATAGAATTTCGAAGCAGGAGGCCCAggaactctttaaaaattataccatCTTTGAGAAGAAGTTTGGTGACAGGCGGGGCATCGAAGACATCATCGTGAGCAAGCGGAGGTTCCAGTACGAGGAGGAGGTGAAGGTGAGTGTCACAGGGCGGCACCGACGGGCCTGCCAGCCAGGCCTCTCCCCACCCTGTGTCTGCAGTAAACCGGAAGTCACTCCAAGGGGAGGCAAACGGGACAGGTGGGAAAGGCAAGCAGACAGCACTTGGACTTGCTCTGCCACGCGAGTGTTAGAAGTCACAGTGTTGGCTGCTAACTGGACACAAAGAACTTGAGCAAAGGAAATTTGGAACCTGTTTGAGCTCATTATTTAAAGAAGATGGAAGAGTCAGAGATTGACCTAAAAGAACCATATTTATACATTACCCTTTAGTTCAGCTGCCTGAGCAAGACTATTGTAGTTACAATTCCATCCTCATCTCTCTCTGTAACATACTGTTTTGAGTTGAATTCAAAGGTAGTAGTGTTTGCCTTTATTGCTCtgctatgtattttaaaatatttctgcctGGTCAAATTAATTAAGATATCTCCAAACAAAGGACCAAGTGGTGGTAGATGAGGTCAGCAAAATATGTTcaagatatattattattaaatgagaAGGCAGGTTCTGCAGTTGTGCGAGTGGTACAATCCCATTATAATATTAAATCTAGACATAGAGTCACATACATAAACAGACACTTAGGAGAACAGGTGTCTGTTTTCATGGCTGTAGATACTGGGAGCTTTGCAGAAGCAGTAGGAAGCTGGGGGAGAAGGCTTGGAAAGTGGGCAGGAATCGGGCCAGTTGCAGAGAGTCCTGAAGAAGAAGGTGGGACAGTCACATTTCAGTCCAGCTGGGAATGATCAACCCACCAATGGAAAGCACTTCCACAAGCCAGTTCCCGCTGTCCTTCATTTCTGTCACCCACCCGCGTGACCCAGACCCTCAGAGAGGGGTCCTTACGTTGCCAAGTGCAGTGGCTTCCAGGGGCCAGGAACGCGGGCCCCTGCCTCCCTTCACTTCTGTGGAGGAGAGGTGTGCAGGGCATCGCCCAGCACAGAGCTGTGTGTAATTTGACCAGCAAACTACCAATTGCTgcttcatttaaaacaaaaacagaaaaccaattgttaattaatttttatgcatTTGCCTCTAAgtcatttttccatttataccttcttttaaaaaacttaaaaattgtgtgttaagtcacttcagttgtgtccaactctgtgaccccatagcctgccaggcttctctgtccatgggattctccaggcaagagtactggagtggatttccatgccctcctccaggggatcttcccaacccagggtttgaacccatgtcccgaattggcagggaggttctttaccacttatgtcctgcattggcaggaggttctttaccattagcgccaccttgGAAATCCAACTTAAAAACTGGGatgctccccccaaaaaaaggctGTTGTAGGTGAAAGGAGCTTTGCTGGGGAACCCCTAGGTAacattctgtcttctctctccttttccctttctatttataaaatcttaagaatggtatttttcaatgaaataGTGTAAAGTCTAGAAAAAAGGCTGCTGGCGTATAGGAAGTCAGTCTGGTGCCTTCCGTCAGCTTGCCTAGTCCAGCAGGTGCAGCTCTGGGTTTGGTTTCTGTTTAATCCAGCCTGGTGTTTCCAGGCTAACCCGCACAACTACGACGCGTGGTTCGATTACCTGCGCTTGGTGGAGAGCGATGCGGAGGCCGAGACGGTGCGGGAAGTGTATGAGCGCGCCATCGCCAACGTGCCGCCCGTGCAGGAGAAGAGGCACTGGAAGCGCTACATCTACTTGTGGATCAACTATGCCCTCTATGAGGAGCTGGAGGCCAAGGTGCAGAGTGGGTCCTGGCCACGGGGGGCTGCTCCCCTGGGCAGCTGGCTGGCGCGGGTGGGAACTGATACCACGGAGCCTTGACCACGCAGGAATTTTGCTGTACATTCTTACAGGCCTTCTTGCAGCCATTTACATTCTTTCTGCCACGTTTTAAACTCTGTATACCTGTTGTGGGCACGGGCGAGGTggtttttagttttgattttttttttttttttgcaccttgAGGCACTTGAAAGAATAGCTTCATTATTTATAGTTGCCAGGGTTTTCTCATAACTCGGGGTCACAGCTGGATTGCACATTCTTGCTCTTAAGTAGAATTTTCAGAAATTGGTTGTAAGTTAATAGGAAAAGATGAATCCTGTTGGTTGAAGACTGCAGAACATCTTTGTTCCTGCTGTCACACACCCCACTGAGAAGCTCTcacttggtggctcagtgctgtGGGCAGGTCTTTGACCAAAGCTTGATGCCCAAAGTTAGTTCGCTTTTGATCATAAATAGAATAACAGCTTGTGGAAACATATTCAGTGTTAGGGGTATACATTTTTGTTAGTAATGGTAAAATTAGTATTGGACATGAATATTTTGTGCAAATATCTTACCCTAATGTAGGATCCCGAGAGGACAAGACAGGTTTACCAAGCCTCTTTGGAACTCATTCCTCATAAAAAGGTATGTTTGCTGTAAGCATTCTGTTCTAAACACATGAAAATCCTGTGTCAGTTACTTGTGAAATAATCCCGAGGAATCGTATTTGTTGATGAGCTCTTTCCCTATGCTAGGCACCCTAGGAAAACATAAATAAGAACTAGGTATGCTCTTTGCCTCTGAAAACAGCTTCCAGTGTAGTTGAATGGACAGCCTTTAAGTGACCAATGACTGGTAGAGATAATGGAGAAATTCCGAGAGAATCATAATGGGAACAGACTGAGCAGAGTGCACGCAGCTTGCACAGGGACAGCCAGCAGGCTGCTGGCACCTGCGTGGATGTCCATAGGCACAGGAACACGGGTGTTCTGGGAGCAGTTGACATGTGGTCTCTGCCTACTGTGGGCAGTTGGCTTTATTTCCTGACACCAGAGATAGCGAGCGATGTTGACCAAATTACTTTCTGGAACAGAGGGGCGTGTTCTGCCTGCTAACCACACACCCACAAAGCTGCCCCTCAGTGGGGGCCGGAGAGCCCTGCATCACAGTGAAGTGTCCAGATTACTCTTGGTGATTTCTGTCAGATATTGTTAGCTTAGCTTATAAACGAAAAAATACATCTGCCCTAGCTGTGAAGCTTTAGGGAAATTCACCTGTGGCCTTGTGTTAATTTAAGTTTAAGTGaatttttgtgcttttgttttctagttCACATTTGCCAAAATGTGGTTACTATATGCACAGtttgaaataagacagaaaaatttACCATTTGCCAGAAGAGCTTTGGTGAGTACATAAAGGATCATGATGCATCATTAAGTCCTTTGAGAAGGAAATTTACATCTTAGTGTTTACAGGTTGTCCAGTCCCCCACTAAGAAGGCAGGAGAAATACTGTGCCTTTATAACCTGAGACACGTTTTCAAAAGCTGGGCCTTAGAGGGAAGATTGGGCAATAATGCTTAAATTATTCTATTGTCAACAATGGACAGTTACAGCTACCTGTTAACCAGATCTTTCCTGTGGCTAGAGAGATTTGATCTTAAATTGTTAGTAGTCTGATCCTCTGCAAGATTTTTGGTATGTTAAATGCACCTCCGTCTTGACAAGTATTCTAAAGTTTCTCAATAGGATCAGATGCAGCTGTCCTTCTGATAAGCCCCTGGCTGTGGGCAGCAGGGTTCGCTCATTGATAACCCCTTTATCATGGGAAGTGTTCTCCTCTGACATCTGGATTCCATAAGAGATCCTGAGAATCTAGGTGAGATTCAAAATAGTTTTCCAAACACTTCAGCAACCCCGCCTCTTACTGAACAGGCCCAGTTGACGGCTGAGTGAGCTGGAGGGTTTCTTTGGGCCTCTGTCAGGAGCCAGTAGAGGGAATGGGTGGTTCACCGGATCGATGCACCAAGGCTCTTGCTCAGTGGAGTAATGGCTTCTCAGCCAGGTCAAGGATGTCTGCACAAGTCAGACCCACTCAGGCATCACCTCGGTGTCTTCTTTTCCAGGGAACGTCCATAGGCAAATGTCCaaagaacaaattatttaaaGGTTACATAGAACTGGAGCTACAGCTTCGAGAATTTGACAGATGCCGGAAGCTTTATGAAAAGTTCCTGGAATTTGGGCCAGAAAACTGTACCTCTTGGATTAAATTTGCAGAATTAGAGACAATCCTTGGCGATATTGAGCGAGCCCGGGCGATCTACGAGTTAGCCATTAGTCAGCCACGCTTGGACATGCCAGAGGTGAGGCGCTTGCGTTGACTGTGGCTTTATTTCAGACACTGGCCCAGCTTTACCTTAGATAACCATCTAAGTGTGTGTGCCTTTTGGAGCATAGAGACAATATTACCTGTAGTCTTTCACTAAGATCAGGACTTCTGTTTTAGAGACAGAAAGGCGGGGGGAGAAGCCCTCTCTAGCGGGTAGCTCAGCCCTGTCCCAGTGACACCAGGATGAATTGGAATTTTACAGGTGGgctcttcctgcctttctgtaACAGAAGGTAAAGGGGGTGGCCAGGGCAGTGCAGTCTAGGCCATGTGAAGTACAGGGGAGGGGTTCTTCTGGCACAGATTTGCCTGGATTAGGCCCTCACCAAATCAGGATGTTCCTGGAGGCACAAGTGCCCTGGCCTGGCCAGCTATGGGGTAAGCTCGAGCCTCCAGGTGGCGCCAAACTGCAGGCTGGACAACGTGAACCTCTCAGGAACCTCCAGGCTTGCGCAGGTGTTCTGTGAATCTTGCTCTGGGGTGACTGCACTCAGTGGTTTACCAGGCCCCACTGACTGCACTGGGCAGGGCTTTCTCAGTCACTGGTCCCATGAGTTGGCCTCAGCTTTTCCACAGACTGCAGTCTCAGGTGACCAGGCTACATCTTTCTTGTCCTTGTGCCCTGACAGGCTGTACCGAGCGAGTGGGCAGCTGGTCCCTGGATGCTTGTTGAGTTGAATTCAGACGCATCAGGGAACTTACAGTGATGGCAAAAACAGTGTACGCTGACTGACCGAGGCCTGTTTTCTCCACACAGTTTTCTCGTATGTGGCAGGCTTATGATAGTGCTGGGTGGTTTGTTAAGTTTCTCTGCTCTTCTTGTTAAGTCCAGCATTTGGGAAATTTCAAAAGAGAATCTGAAAATAGACAAGGTCTTTTTTCTCATTATGTAGACTCTTAGCCAAATCTTGGCCAGCTCGTAAATACTAGCATTAGTCGTCATATCCACTGTGTGTTCCTTAGAAAGTTCTAGGTTCCTGGATGTTCTAGGTTGAGATGCTAGTTAGGTTGTGCTTCAAACAAGAGcatgttgctttttaaatgtcAAGACTGACCTATGAATTTGTCTTTCTCAGGTGCTTTGGAAATCATATATTGATTTTGAAATTGAGCAGGAAGAAACTGAGAGAACACGAAATCTTTACCGAAGATTGCTTCAGCGGACACAGCACGTCAAGGTATTCTGTGATTTGTGGGCTACCTCTGATTTTGCTCGAATCAACAGTCTGGAagaaatagtgtgtgtgtgtgtgtgtttttaatatattttaagtggcTTCCTTTTACAGAGAGCTTGTGAGCCTCAAGACTTTGGAATGTTAAGCTTATACCAGGCCAATATTTATATTGCATGTGTGAGCAACTTGGATATTGTAggttgaataaaaattaaaacttttttcagGATATTAAGATTATTTCAGACACCTAATTAGATATAAAAGCAGACTTCTTCACCATTACTGTATAGAAGCAGCTAGTCAATAGGTTACATTCTTTAGAATACTCGAGATGAATACAGTAGATATGTTCAGATGTTGTCAACAAGAAATTAGCTTATTACATTATTGTTTCCTGGGTGACATGGTTAATTTGGTTTGGTAATAATTTCTTTCTAAGGTATGGATCAGTTTTGCACAGTTTGAGTTGTCTTCAGGGAAAGAAGGAAGTTTGGCCAAGTGCAGACAAATTTATGAAGAGGCTAACAAAACCATGCGAAACtgtgaggaaaaggaagagaggctCATGCTGCTGGAGTCGTGGCGAAGCTTTGAGGATGAATTTGGAACAGCGTCAGATAAGGAGAGAGTGGACAAGCTCATGCCCGAGAAAgtcaagaaaaggagaaaggtccAGGCTGACGACGGGGTAAGGACTGAGCCTGTGCTGGTCCTCCATGCCAGCCGAGCAGAAGCGCCCCAGACTTTGAAATGTGTATGCAGTGCATGGCACGTGTACAGCCTGAGGACGGGGGCAGCAGCTGGGGAAGGAGTCGGTCACAGTCTGGCTGCTGTGGGAACACGGCAGGGTGTGCGGTCCACCCAGGGTGGAGCCCCAAGGAGGGCTGGCAGAGGGTCTTCCTGGCACTGCTGGTTCTGGGAAGTGTCTGAAGTGTGTTGTTTCTGGAGCATTAGACAGGAGGTGGAGGGCAGTGTAGCTCTGCCTCTAGGTGGGAACTAATGCAGGGGAGGCTCCGTGAGCCATAGGAAAGCCCCCAGAGCTCTGACGCAGTTGGTGTCTCCTGTGGGCGGATTGCGGGGGCTTGGTTGGAGAGGGTCTCTTGGGAGGCTGTTGTATCAGAGAAGTGGTGCTGGAATCTGGGACAGCGCACCCATGGGGAGTGCAGCCAGTGGCCGACGGGAcgtgggaggggcaggcagggagcCAGGAGTCCCAGGTCTGTGGCTTCACTGCGAGGTGAAAGTCAAGTAAATCTTTAGAAGTTCAAAATCTCACACACAGGACTGCAAGGTGGGGTGGAGGACACTGCGTATCTTCTGGTTGACTGTGGAGCACTTTTCCCACCACGCTGTTGCTTTCAGTGAGCAGCAGCTGCAACGCCCCCCCATCCAGCAGTACACAGTCACTCCCGGTCTAGGGCCTGCCCTTGAAAGTAGAATTTTCAAAGTAGGCCTTGATGTTGTTTTGCACAATAACAGTAAGTTGAATACGAACCCTGGGCTCCACAGTGACGGTTCTCTGCTGTAACTGGAAAATGCATTTCAGCCACAGGTTAGCttatcttctgtttttctttgtccCTGTAGTCAGATGCAGGGTGGGAAGAATACTATGATTACATCTTTCCAGAAGATGCAGCCAACCAACCCAACCTCAAGCTCCTGGCCATGGCCAAACTGtggaagaagcagcagcaggagaaggaggcTGGAGAGCAGGACCCAGACGCAGACACTGCCGAGCGGGAAGCTGGGCCCTCCTGTTCGTATTGACAgatgttatattatttttataaatgtatagtTTGGAATTCTTGCAGCTCCTGTTAAGTTTTTGGGTATTCCACCAGTGATGAACTGATGGGGATCTTTTGACAActacttttgaattatttttaaaatgctcttggGTTAGTTGGGGGTGGGGTTTGTAAGTAAAGGAATTTTTCTTTAGCTGCTGGGTTTTCTTTATCTGAGTCTAAAACATTTTGTGCCTCCATCATTCATTAGGAAATCAAATTCATCTGTTTTAGATGGAACTGCAGAATTTTGAAAGTCTTTTATAAAAGTTCTCAATTACATTCCATAGTAACTTTTAAGTTTTCTCATGGTTGTCttcataaagatattttatgcattcatctgaAACCTGTAACTTATTCACGTCTCGAGTCACTGACTTGAGTTCCAtccccagctctgtcacttagtGATACATAACCTTTCAGTTTACGGACTTTTGCCAGgtcattttgaagattaaattagaAAAGGAGTATGCCTGGCAGAGGGAGTGCTCAGATGTCCATGCCTTGTGGAATTGGGCATGCTTGGATTAATTTTAACATAAATAACTGTACCTTCTTAATGGCCATTTATACTGAATGTTTATGAAAACACCAGTTGGGAAATAATTTACAGTTGCTACATTTCTGcacaaggtgttttttttttaaaaaccaagaacaTTTTAGTAAAATTTCAGTTATACCATAATCAGTTGCCCAAACTGGCCGAGTTCTGCAGTGGCTTGTTTAAACAACAGTAATTCAGGAGCTGTGAAGAACAATGTCCCATGCTCCAGTGAGTGTGGGAAACCCTAGGTTAAGCCTTGCAGACAAGTCTCTTTATACTTAGGCTTCCTAGGGCTCTTGACATGTTCCTGTATGTTATGAATCCTCAGCAGCAAGGCCTCGCTGTGTTTCCCAAAATACAGTGAACAAGGAAACCATTTCTACCAAGAGCACCAATAAACACTGCCCAGCATGCTGCAGCAGACTGTCTACCCATAAACTTGACTCATTCAACCTGGCCTCGATTTAGAATGTGAAAAACACCTGCGGGAACTTATATGACACCTAGCAACGCAAAGATGATGGTGTATTTGCTGGCTGATACATTGCGTATATTCTCAAGCAAAAAAGCATTTGCCTTAGTTAACCAATCTGAGAAATTGTTTCCTTTAATCTAGCCCATATTCTCAagcctgttttttttgttgttcactgCCAAGGTTATTTGACTGGAAGCATAGCTgtctgtttcttcacctgtagGGACAATTAGCAAATTTACTTGGGCAAATGTATTATTACATTGTCAAGTATGTTAGTCACCCAAGGGAGTAAAAGCTAGTTGTTACGGTGTTAAATTCTACCTTGAAAATAGGAGCGTTtgagaacagaaagaaatagGACCAGCAGGTAAAAGCAACCTGTTCTCCACCTCACTGTTTCGGTCACCAGACTGGCATTGGCTGCTGGAGTCAAAGGCTCTGAGTCCCGAGGTCGGAGCAGGGGCTTCAGAGGAGCACTGTGTTCTGAACTGGCTAAGTTGCACAGCCCCATGGGTGAGATGAAAACGGGCCAGATGCTACTGTAAGTGATTAATCATAATCATGTTTGTGTTGCACATgtgtgaaaggaaaaaacacCAGCCAAGTTCTTGTGTAAACTCCTTCCACTGTTTGCAGGCACATACCATGCCTGTGTAAAATGCATGAAGAAAAAGTTACTCTTTGGGGAGACTATCACTTCTCTCACCTCCACCAAAATAAGTCCTTTCAAAAGTAAAGGGTTTTAACAGTCATTTgtgattcttttcattttctttagctaCTTCTTTTATCCAATGGTATTACAAGTGAAAACTAAACATGAAAATAAGTGGTTAGCCTGTGATCTAATcgtttggccttttttttttttttttttttttaagaaattaggtTCTGTTCTCCTTTTATCATCTTTTTGTACTTTGAAAGGCAGGAATACAGTATTGTGAAACTAGACAGAGGAAAGACCTGAGACCAGCAGTGTGGAAACAAGTATCTGGGAAGAACTTCGTCTGCAATAAGCAGGAAGCTCAAGTGTGCAGGGCAGGGGCTGTTCACGTAAGCATTTAAACAATACTTTGTATGTAAATGAAAAATGTGACAAAACAACCCTAAGTGATGACCTTTCTCAATCCTGCTAACTATAGGTTTACAAATGACCATCAAACTTCCAGAAAACATTCATAGAGTCAACAGTGCATTTTATTATACATCTTAGATTTATACATTTCATATATGCTTTTAAAGCTTAagttcaatacaaaataaaaactgtatatgCAGCAGTGGTTCTCAGGCACAGAATTTAGGGGGAGACTGGAGCAATCATTTTCCCTAGCACACCATGAATAGTGTGTTATGAGCCATGACAGTGGAATGTTTCCTTCTCACCTAACTGCCTTTTTTGGTTGGATTTTATTACAGTGAACAGCTTTAGAAGGTATGATATTGCTAACAGGAAACAAGATGACTTAAAAGTTTGATAACCTATATTTTCTTGAAGTCTTTAAGAGCTAAATGATCCCCTGTTCTCCTAATAGAGCTCCAAGGTCacctaatgaaaataatattgtcCATAATTCTCTTTGGAGCATTATCAGCCTAAGAACCACTGCTCATGGTTATTCAATGTCTTCTGGCCTCACAGGATGAGGTAATGGTATGATGGACTTCTTCTCAGTATCCCTGGATAGAGCTTTCCTCATATCTGTTAAGAAGCAAAGTTTAATGTAAGTACCCAAATGTCAGAGTATGATTTTATATCAGATTTAAAGTGTACAGGTGttttaaaaaacaccaaaaccaTAAGCGGTTTTGTCCCTTACTCTCCCACTTTTACCAGATTCTAAGAGAAACGTATTTATAAGTGAGACTCCCAAGCAGGAGTACACAAAACACTAACCGAACCCTAGCTGGGATTCAGCTCTTCCTACAAATGTTCTTTTGACAAAGTCTTAGTAACATGTCTATAACAGCAAAACAACCACCGATGGTAATTAACCATTGGTTAGTTAATATAAGTTAGTGGTAGGTTCATGAAGGTAGCTTACAGGATATTTAAATACTATAGCTcaaatttaaatatgatttttttaagtgtattgaAAGAGCTGAGTATTTTAGTCTATAGGATGCATGTAAACGTCCCTTCCTCCGGGACACTGCCCCAGCGGGGACTCACCGTAAGCGTCCTCATCGGGCTCCCCATTGCTCGCCGAATAGTACTCTATGACTGTCCTGTACACGCTGTAGCCCAGCTGCTTGTACATGTTGACAGCAACTTGGTTAGACACTCTTACAAAGAGATCGACAAAAAATCCACcttttctgtaataaaaaaaaaaaaatcagaatgggaGAAGTCCTAGAAAACAATACTGGCATGAGCAGTTCCTCTCTTCATTTAC comes from Bubalus bubalis isolate 160015118507 breed Murrah chromosome 14, NDDB_SH_1, whole genome shotgun sequence and encodes:
- the CRNKL1 gene encoding crooked neck-like protein 1 isoform X1 encodes the protein MAASTAAGKQRIPKVAKVKNKAPAEVQITAEQLLREAKERELELLPPPPQQKITDEEELNDYKLRKRKTFEDNIRKNRTVISNWIKYAQWEESLKEIQRARSIYERALDVDYRNITLWLKYAEMEMKNRQVNHARNIWDRAITTLPRVNQFWYKYTYMEEMLGNIAGARQVFERWMEWRPEEQAWHSYINFELRYKEVDRARTIYERFVLVHPDVKNWIKYARFEEKHGYFAHARKVYERAVEFFGDEHMDEHLYVAFAKFEENQKEFERVRVIYKYALDRISKQEAQELFKNYTIFEKKFGDRRGIEDIIVSKRRFQYEEEVKANPHNYDAWFDYLRLVESDAEAETVREVYERAIANVPPVQEKRHWKRYIYLWINYALYEELEAKDPERTRQVYQASLELIPHKKFTFAKMWLLYAQFEIRQKNLPFARRALGTSIGKCPKNKLFKGYIELELQLREFDRCRKLYEKFLEFGPENCTSWIKFAELETILGDIERARAIYELAISQPRLDMPEVLWKSYIDFEIEQEETERTRNLYRRLLQRTQHVKVWISFAQFELSSGKEGSLAKCRQIYEEANKTMRNCEEKEERLMLLESWRSFEDEFGTASDKERVDKLMPEKVKKRRKVQADDGSDAGWEEYYDYIFPEDAANQPNLKLLAMAKLWKKQQQEKEAGEQDPDADTAEREAGPSCSY
- the CRNKL1 gene encoding crooked neck-like protein 1 isoform X2, which gives rise to MAASTAAGKQRIPKVAKVKNKAPAEVQITAEQLLREAKERELELLPPPPQQKITDEEELNDYKLRKRKTFEDNIRKNRTVISNWIKYAQWEESLKEIQRARSIYERALDVDYRNITLWLKYAEMEMKNRQVNHARNIWDRAITTLPRVNQFWYKYTYMEEMLGNIAGARQVFERWMEWRPEEQAWHSYINFELRYKEVDRARTIYERFVLVHPDVKNWIKYARFEEKHGYFAHARKVYERAVEFFGDEHMDEHLYVAFAKFEENQKEFERVRVIYKYALDRISKQEAQELFKNYTIFEKKFGDRRGIEDIIVSKRRFQYEEEVKANPHNYDAWFDYLRLVESDAEAETVREVYERAIANVPPVQEKRHWKRYIYLWINYALYEELEAKDPERTRQVYQASLELIPHKKFTFAKMWLLYAQFEIRQKNLPFARRALVLWKSYIDFEIEQEETERTRNLYRRLLQRTQHVKVWISFAQFELSSGKEGSLAKCRQIYEEANKTMRNCEEKEERLMLLESWRSFEDEFGTASDKERVDKLMPEKVKKRRKVQADDGSDAGWEEYYDYIFPEDAANQPNLKLLAMAKLWKKQQQEKEAGEQDPDADTAEREAGPSCSY